The following are from one region of the Acidobacteriota bacterium genome:
- a CDS encoding F0F1 ATP synthase subunit alpha: protein MAQIKADEITQLIREQIENYESKIAVDEVGTVITLGDGIARVYGLDKVMAGELLSFPHGVAGIAMNLEEDQVGVVLLGEYTEIKEGDEVKRTGRIMSVPVGDALIGRVVNSLGQPIDDKGPIATDKFIALERIAPGVIDRQPVREPMATGLKAIDSMIPIGRGQRELIIGDRQTGKTAVALDTIINSKGNNLICIYNAIGQKRSSIAQVVKILEDAGAMEYTIVVAASASEPAPMQYISPYAACAMGEYFRDTKRHALCIYDDLSKHAASYREISLLLRRPPGREAYPGDVFYLHSRLLERASKLSDKNGGGSLTALPVIETQAGDVSAYIPTNVISITDGQIYLETDLFNQGVRPAVNVGLSVSRVGGSAQIKAMRQVAGTLKLELAQYRELAAFAQFGSDLDKATQSQLNRGKRLVELLKQGQFEPLPFSKQILIIFAGTSGALDDLPVEQVRDFEKSLYKYVDTTHAGLLNTIMEKKVLDDALKADLARVIKDAKQQFVDSRAAVAK from the coding sequence ATGGCACAAATCAAAGCAGACGAAATCACGCAGTTAATCCGCGAGCAGATCGAGAACTACGAATCGAAGATCGCGGTCGACGAAGTGGGCACGGTGATCACGCTGGGCGACGGTATCGCTCGCGTGTACGGCCTCGACAAGGTCATGGCAGGCGAACTGTTGTCGTTCCCGCATGGCGTGGCCGGTATCGCCATGAACCTGGAAGAAGACCAAGTCGGCGTCGTGCTGCTCGGCGAGTACACCGAAATTAAAGAAGGCGACGAGGTAAAACGAACGGGACGCATCATGAGCGTGCCGGTCGGCGACGCACTGATTGGCCGGGTCGTGAATTCTCTCGGCCAGCCGATCGATGACAAAGGTCCAATTGCGACTGACAAGTTCATCGCACTGGAACGCATCGCGCCCGGCGTCATTGATCGCCAGCCCGTCCGTGAGCCGATGGCAACTGGACTCAAGGCGATTGATTCGATGATTCCGATTGGCCGCGGCCAGCGCGAACTCATCATTGGCGATCGTCAGACTGGCAAGACCGCCGTTGCGCTCGACACCATCATCAATAGCAAAGGCAACAACCTGATCTGCATTTACAACGCGATCGGACAGAAGCGTTCGTCGATTGCACAGGTTGTGAAGATTCTCGAAGACGCAGGCGCCATGGAATACACCATCGTCGTAGCGGCTTCGGCTTCAGAACCCGCGCCGATGCAGTACATCTCACCGTATGCGGCCTGCGCGATGGGTGAATATTTCCGCGACACCAAGCGGCACGCACTTTGTATCTACGACGATCTTTCGAAGCACGCGGCGTCGTATCGCGAAATTTCATTGCTGTTGCGGCGGCCGCCTGGACGCGAAGCTTATCCTGGCGATGTTTTCTATCTCCACTCCCGTTTGTTAGAGCGCGCTTCGAAATTGAGCGACAAAAATGGTGGCGGATCGCTTACCGCATTGCCTGTGATTGAAACGCAGGCGGGAGACGTTTCGGCGTACATTCCGACCAACGTCATCTCGATTACGGACGGACAGATTTATCTCGAAACTGACTTGTTCAACCAGGGCGTGCGTCCCGCGGTAAACGTCGGACTCTCGGTAAGCCGCGTCGGAGGCAGCGCACAGATCAAAGCGATGCGACAGGTTGCAGGAACGCTCAAACTGGAACTGGCGCAGTATCGTGAACTCGCCGCCTTCGCACAGTTCGGCAGCGATCTCGATAAGGCCACGCAGTCACAGTTGAACCGCGGCAAACGGTTGGTCGAACTGTTGAAGCAAGGTCAATTCGAACCGTTGCCGTTCTCGAAGCAGATTCTCATTATTTTTGCGGGAACCAGCGGCGCGCTCGACGATCTGCCGGTAGAGCAGGTTCGCGATTTCGAGAAGTCACTTTATAAGTACGTAGACACGACGCATGCCGGGCTGTTGAACACGATCATGGAGAAGAAAGTTCTCGATGACGCGCTCAAGGCTGATTTGGCCCGAGTGATTAAAGATGCGAAACAGCAGTTTGTGGACTCGCGGGCGGCAGTAGCGAAGTAG